The Patescibacteria group bacterium genome segment TGGTTACCATATTCAGAAGCATAGATAGCTCTTTTTAAAACTTCCAAAGATTTTTGCGCCGTCTCCAAGGGCACTTCAGCTGCTTTTTTAGTGGCCGCTTGGCCGCCCTTGGTTTTAACCACCGCTTGATAAGCCCGCATATCCTTATCAACTAAAATAAACAAATCTTTCTGAAGTTTAACAATTTCCTTGTTTAACTGTTTAAACTGTTCCTCAACCTCTCGATACTTGCCTTTACCAATCGTTAAAAGACAAACCTTATTCACCAAAGCCGCAGCCAAAGCACCAGCCAAAGCCGAAGCACTACCTCCACCAGGAGCGGATTTTTTAGAAGCAACTTCATTTAAAAATTTTTTCATTCTTTTAATTTGTTTTCCAAAATCTGGTCTTCTTTAAAATCGATTAATTGAAGTTCAGCTAAATCAATCCCCTCTAAAGCCGCCTTGGGAACCATACCATAGATTTCAGAGCCAAAAACCTTAATTCCTCTTTTTCCCACCTCTTCCTTAACTTTTCGAAAAACCACATCCATGTTCGTTTTTTCAAAATCACATAAATTAATCGAAACCTGAACAAAACCTTTATCCTTAATAGCAAAACCTAAAGCCTTGACTGCCGGAAAACCACCGTCTTTTTCCCGAATCAACCTGGCAATCTCTTTAGCAATTTCAACGTCTTGAGTATCAAGATTAATATTGTAAGCGATTAAAAACTTCCGGGCGCCAATCACCATTGCCCCAGCTGTGGGATGCATTTGACTCGGACCAAAGTCAGGTTTTCTTTCAGGATTACTAGTAATTTCCTTTTTCAAATCCTCGTAATCACCTTGCCTGACATTAGCCAAATTAACTCTTTCTGGTCTACTAGCCGCCGCTTCATATAAATAAACTGGAATCTTCAATTCTTCGCCAACTCTTTTCCCCAATCTCTTAGCTAATTCAACACACTCTTCCATGGAAACATTGGCCACCGGTATAAAGGGAACGACATCAATGGCCCCAATTCGAGGATGTTCACCCTGATGTTTTTCCATATCAATTAATTCGGTTGCCTTTTTAATCATCTCCCAAACCGCAACCAAAACCGCTTCTGGTTCACCAACAATTGTCGCTAAAGAACGGTTATGATCCTTGTCCCACTCAACGTCTAAAACTCTAACCTTTTCTTTATCACGAGCGGCATTAGCAATGGCCTGAATAATCTCTTGGTTTCTACCTTCAGAAAAATTGGGAACACACTCAATAATTTTATCCATCAGAAGAATTATATAATAAGATTCTCTTGAAGCCAATTAGAAGTAATAATTAAAATTGACAATGCCCTCTGCCAGACCTACTCTCAACTCTAGCAATAAAAATATCTCCTTCTTGGATAGGCTCAATAATTTCACAGGAAACAGAGCCAATTTCTCCAGGATAACCAACATTAACACTTCCCCCTACTTTTAAGCTATTTAAAACCTCAGAGCCATAAACTATTTCTTGTTGAATATCGCCTTCAAATCTAACTCTTATTGATCTTTCTTGATTTTTATATCTCTCCATCCTATTTTTTAATAATCTTTTAATAATTATTTATTTACCAAGTCCCCTCGATATCCTCAGGATTAACTCCAGAGTTTAATAATCGGGCCGCCTCTTCAGCTGTTTCAGGATCGAGAAAAAGCTGATCACCCGCACCGGTTCTGGCTCCTTCTCCAAATCTAACAATACCACCTTTTTGGGTATCTCTAACATGGGGATAACACCCTATCTCACCAGGTAGATAAACTACCTCAAACCTTCCTTCAGCTTCTAAATTCCTTCCCATTTTATTTTTTAATTATTTTTCTTTTTTTCAAAGCCTCTAAAACCTTTTCGTGAATCTCTTGAGGCGTTAACAAATCATCATCAAAACAATTAATTCTTATCCAATAAGGATATCTTCTTACCAATCGCAAATAAACTTCCGAACTCTTTTTTTGATGGTCCAAATCAGCTTCGTGAATATCCCGCCCCTGACCTCCAATATAACCACGATTTCCCTTCTTGTCAACCAATAGCTGGCCAATAACAACTGGCATATAAAGAAAAATAACAATATCCTCCTTGGGAATACCAAAAATTTCATATTCCAACTTTTCTAAAAAACGAAGAAATTTTATTTGTTCTTCTTTAGGCAATTTGGCGGTCTGGTGACCCATACTCGAACCTGTATAACGATTAGCGACCACAAGTTTGCCTTGAGTCAACCATTTCTCAATTCTTTCCTTGGCTTCAAACCGATCACCAGCATAAGTCAGAGAAGCTAAATAAGGACTGACTTCATCATTGCCACCAAATTCCCCTTTTAAAAACCGCCCCACTAACTTCCCAAAAAAAGAAGTGTAGTATTGAGGAAAATCAGCCTCTTCAACCTGATAGCCATTTGCTTTTAAATAGAAAATCAACAACTTTAACTGAGTTGTCTTCCCGCTCCCATCGGTTCCTTCTAAAACAATAAACTTGCCTTTCTTCGTTTCCTTAACAGGTTTTCTCATTTTAGTCTATCCAAATGAGTATAATTCCTAACGCCAGCGTAATTAATAACAGCCCATTTTCTATAAGCCCTCTCGCCATGAATCTCAACATGGCAATGCGAACAAACAGGAATATAAACATTCTCAACGGCTACTCTTTCTTGATCAATCGGTACTAAAGGCCTCACAACATATTCCTCTCCATCACTAAGCATTCCTTTCCAGTAATAAAGCTCAGTCAAGGCTTGTGTTTCTGCTCCGGCACCACAAAGACATTGCGGATACATTGTAAAATACTCAATCTCTCTATTTTCTCTCTGAGCCCTTAAGACTTCTAAAATCGGTGGGAAAGCTTCTCCAGTAGCAAATCTTTCTATAAGTCCACCAGCATACTTTATACCCCTAGCGATAGCAATCTCAGGAATTGTTACCGCAGCTCTTTCTCTTTGGTAAAGATAAGGCAAAGCTTTAGATTTCCCAAAGGTTATCAAATTAATTTCATCCTGAATAAGCAAATCAACATTACATTTTCTAACAACCTCTATAGCTTGAGCGATATCTTCCACCTCAATAAGTTCGACCGAATCAGGAAAAGCCTCAATCAACGACTGATGTCTATCTGCTTTTCTCGCTTTTGCTGGTCTCAAATGAATAACCTTCAATCCTCTCTTAGCAGCCTCATAGCCTAATCCGGCTAAAAATATACTTTTACCTCCCCTCATCCCTCCTCCTGCATACAAAGCTTTGTAATCTGCATCTCCCTCCAAAAAACCATGTCTCTCAACAACAAGTTTAACCATCGCCTCGACCCGAGGACGAGTCTGCCAACCAAGTTCTCTGTCTGGAGCAAGATAATAATTAACTCCTTGTTCATCCATAATAATATGACCGAACTCGCCATCAACAACTTCAGCGGCTGGTCCTGGAAAAGGAGCCTCTTCTTCCATAAAAGAAGGTAAAGGTTTTTCCTTTATCTTTGGATCAAAACTTTCAAATCTAATCGACCCTGACCAATGCAAATCAAGATCCTGCTTCATTTCAGAAAATCTTGTACAAGGACTATTTTCGGGTGTCACAAATTATTAATTCCTTTCTGGGCAGAAAAGAAATAAAAAGGAAGAGTCTAATGTTTTTATTTTTAGCCCTTATCCTTTTGCGAGTCAAGACTTAAAGTTTCTTCAACTCCTGCTCGCCATTGTTGATAAATCTCTGGATGACCACAGGATTTTGATTCTTGACACTTACCTTTGTAACAACTAGGTCCAAGCTCTTCAAATAATTCTGGGTAATTTTTAATTGAAACCTCGGCAATCTGAAACATCCAATCACGACTTTCCCATTGGGCTCTATCACAGAGTCTTCGCTTACCAATATGAAGAATATCAGTGGCATTGGTCACTAAAAACGTAGGTACACTAATCATAACAAGAACCCCATGATCAAGTTCTGGCTCCGGAAAACCCAACTCCCGGCCTTTTCCGATAAAAGCCTTTGATAAGCCCAAAGTTTGGAGAAATAATTCTTTGGCTCTGGGATTGGCCTCAATTGAAGGCGGAATAACCACCTGATACCTTTTAGCGGCCTCCCAAATCGTCATTGCCCGTCTAATAGGAATTCTATGTCTCCTTATTTCTTGACCATTAGCTTCACTCATCGCTCCCATAACCAGAAAATGAGGATGTTCAGTCACAGAGGTATGGCCTGATTCAATAATATTCTCTAAAACCCTTAACTGTTCTTCTCTAGAAAAATCGGTAACAAATTCTGAAGGCGGTTTCTCCTGCCAGCAAGTCTTGGCCGCAACCGCCGCTCGGCCAACTGGATTGAAACTTAGAGGATGAACAATCACCTCGCCTTCATAACCATATAAATAAGCGGCTCTCATCTCTTCGATTCTCATCCGGTCCTCAAAACTAATTCCTTCTTGCTTAGCTACCCTTTTTAAATTTTCAATCGTCATTGGTAACTCTTGACCTAAAGTTTGAAGAACCTCCTCAGCCATATCCCTCATCGCCTGATAGGGTGAATTCAAATTGTCAATGGCAAAATCAACTAATTTCGGTCCTTGAATGGTAACCACCATATTCGAATCAAAAGACCAAGGAAAAACATAACGAGCGTCTTCTTTAGGAATTCCCATTTCAACCATCTGATTATAAGCAGCCATTGCTTGGTTCGCTAATTCCAAAAATTGGCCTTCAAACTCAGTTCCCATAATGCATTTAGGAGGATGAATCCTGCTAAGATCACCTTTTTCAATATTAATTCTCGCATAACGCCATGACTGGGCGCTGTAAACATCCCTGCCTAAGGTAATTAAATCATGGTCTAATCTTGGAATATGTTCCAAAGAAAAGCCAACTACGATTCCGGCCAAGGCTTGTCTTAGACCTTCAGCGTTAAAATATTTTTCCGAAACCATTTGTTCAAGAGTATCTCTTAATTCAGGCGAACAGCCAATTTCCATCTCTTTAACATGGGCTTCTTCAGGAGGAAAAGGAGATTCGGCTCTAAGACAATAAAGTTCACCTAAAAGTGGCTCTCTTCCTAATTCTGGCGAGGTCATTCTGTCCTTTCTACTACTGATAACTGGCAGAAAACTATTTCTTCTTTTGGGGTAGTTTAGTTAATTTAATCTTCGCTTGTCTTAAAAGTTTTTTTGTTTCCGGATCAGGTCGATAGACTCGACGATAAACAATTTTTTCAATGCCAGCATTAATCAAAACTTTAGCACAATTATAACAAGGAAGCCAGTTAACATATAAAGTCGAACCATTAGTGGAAACGCCGTGATAAGCCGCTTGAACAACAGTATTGACTTCAGCGTGAACTGTCCGAACACAGTGACCACCCCTCACCAAACAACCCTTAGCATAACAATCAGGAATACCCTTAGGGGCGCCACAATAACCAGTAGAAATAATTTTCTTATCCTTGACCAAAATGGCGCCAGCATGAAGACGTTGGCAAGTCGCCCGAGTTGAAACTAAATCAGAGATTTGAAGAAAATAATCATCCCAAGAAGGTCGGAAGTTTTTCTTTCTTTTGCCTGCCATCTGTTATTTGATAACAGATAAAGAAAATCTTTGTCAACTAGCAAAAGATAAAATTAAAGAAAAATAATAGCAATATTTTTACTTTGGTTTTGTCCAAGAAGCCCAATCACATTTAGGGTAATTGGAGCAACCATAAAATTGTTTGCCTTTTCTAGTTTTCCTGACCACAATTTCCCCACCACATTTTGAACACTTGACTCCTTTAAGTTTCGGCACATAAGGAGCCGTGTATTTACATTCTGGAAACCGGGAACAGGACAAAAACTTACCAAACCTGCCAATCCGAATCACTAGTTTCCCTTGTTTGCATTCCGGACATTTTTCATCAGTGACTTCAGTAGGAATTTGAACCCGCTCGGCCACTTGAGCTACTCCCTCAAGCTGTTTTTCAAAAGGCTGGTAAAATTCTTTAATGACTGGCACCCATTTTCTTTTACCATTAGCAATTTCATCTAATTCATCTTCCATCTTGGCGGTAAAATCATAATCAACAATTTCCGAAAAATATTCGACCAAAAAATCATTAACCGTGGTCCCTAAAGGGGTTGGCTGAAAAAGACCTTCTACCTTTTCCACGTATTGACGAGTCTGAATCGTAGAAATGATGGGAGCGTATGTCGAAGGCCGACCAATGCCTCTTTCTTCTAAAGCTTTAATTAAAGAAGCTTCGCTGTATCTGGGTGGCGCCAGGGTGAATTTTTGTTTGGGATTAAGCTTAACCAAATCTAAATCATCACCTTTTTTAACTTCGGGCAATTCCATCCCTCCCTCTGGCTCCTGCCGATTATCAAGAATTAACCAACCAGCAAATTTAATAATCTTGCCTTCACTGGTTAAAAGATAAATATTTTTCTTAGAAGTGGCTTGGGTTTTAATCTTCGTTTTATCCCAAAGAGCGGCTTTCATCTGCGAAGCCAAAGCCCTTTTCCAAATCAATTCATAAAGACGTTGTTCTTCACGACCTAATTTTTCAGAAATTTTATTAGGCGCTCTTTGGATATCAGTCGGTCTAACCGCCTCGTGGGCCTCTTGAGCCACCTTGGATTTAGTTTGATAAAAATAAGGCTTCTCCGGAACATATTCCTTCCCATAAGTACTATTTATATAGGCGCGCATCTTTTCGACGGCTGACTGAGCCAAATTAAAGGAATCAGTCCGATGATAGGTAATCAAACCTTTTTCATAAAGACGCTGGGCCGCATACATCGTTCTCTTACTGGAAAAACCTAAACGCCGAACCGCATTCTGTTGTAAAGTGGAAGTACTAAAAGGCGGCAAAGGTCTTTGTTTAACTTCTTTTCTTTCAACCTCGTAAACCTCGTAATTAGCCTTCTTCAAATCATCAACCATTTCTCGAGATTGAGTTTCATTCTCAATCTTGACTGTCTGGCCATTTTTCTTAATTAATTTGGCTTCAAAAATAGGGGCGTCCTTTAATTGACCACCAAGAAGCTTCTTTAATTTAGCCCAAATCTCCCAATATTCTTCAGGAACGAATTTTTCAATCTCTCTTTCCCGATCAACAATCAAACGAACGGTCACTGACTGAACCCGACCAGCTGATAAACCCCGTCGGATTTTGCGCCAAAGGAGAGGGGAAAGTTTATAGCCAACTAGCCGATCAAGAATCCGCCGGGCTTGCTGGGCATGAACCAAATCAAGGTTAACTTTCTTAGGATCAGCCAAAGCTTTTTCAATTGCCTCTTTAGTAATCTCATGGAAAACAATTCGAGCTAAATCATCGGCTTTTCTTTTAAGAATATAGGCAATATGGAAGGCAATCGCTTCACCTTCGCGATCCGGGTCAGTCGCCAAAAAAATCTTCTTAGCTTTTTTAGCGGAATCTTTAATTTTCTGAATCGCTTCTTTCTTCTGAGGTACCAAAGCATATTCAGGTTTAAAGTCTTTTTCGACGTCAATACTTAATTTCTTTTTAGGCAAATCCCGAATATGACCCATCGTCGAAACCACCTGATAACCTTTACCCAAAAAGCGAGTTAAAGTTTTTGATTTCGTTGGTGACTCAACAATAATTAAATTCATTTCTTTATTGAATATAACATATTACCCAAATTTTTGATTTGACCCTTGATTTCCATCAAACTTATAAGCTTCATTACCTGACCAGGATCAAAACCTGATTCCTGGACAATCTCCTCAATAGATTTTGCCTGACTCTTAAGTAAAAATAAAATCACTTCTTCTTCAGGATTTTCAGCAACTATTTCCTTTAATCTTTTAATTCTAGTCTCTTTGTCAAAACCTAACTCTTCTAAAATATCATCAACCTCAAAAACAAGTTTGGCTCCCATCTTAATTAAATAAGCCGGACCAGCCGCATTTGGCGAAGTAATCGGACCGGAAACAGCAAAAACCTCCCGGCCTTGTTCGGCCGCATGACGGGCGGTAATTAAAGTCCCAGATTTTTTCGGCGCTTCAATTACCAATGTCCCTAAAGATAAACCAGAAATAATCCTATTCCGGGATGGAAAACTGCCTGGCGTGGGTCTCACCCCTAAAGGAAATTCGGAAACAACTGCTCCATGATCCTTAGTAATCTCCTGAACCAAACCAAGATTCTCAGGCGGATAAACCAAATCCAAACCACAAGCCAAAACGCCAATTGTCCGACCACCAGCTTTTAAAGCAACCCTATGAGCCAAAGAATCAACCCCGCGAGCTAATCCAGAAACAATCGTCAAACCGGCTTTTACCAGTCCCTTAACCAGGTTTTCCGTCACCTGATAACCGTAATTTGTCATCCTTCTTGTACCTACCACCGCCATTGCTAATTTGTCTCGAGGACTGATAGTGCCTTTACTATATAACACAAATGGCGGATTATCTGTCTTTTTTAAGCTTTCTGGGTAACGATTATCATCTAGAAAATAGCACTCTATTTCATTTTCACGCAACCGAAGAAAATACGAATCTGGATTAAAGTCACGCCTGAATCTAACCAACCGAGAAGTTAATTTTGGTCCCAAACCAATCGCCAACAACTCCCCTTTCTTGGCTTGCCAAGCTTTTTTAGCCGAACCAAAATAATTTTTAAGAAGAGCAAATCTTTTAGGACCAATTCCCTCAAAAGCCGAAAAAGCTAACCAAGACAATCTCTCTTCATTCACCCTTCTAGAATAACATAAGAAGTTTCTTGCAAAAAAGTAGCGAGGTTTAACGCTTTTCCATTCGAATGGAAAGACCTCGCAATAACGTACACTTTACGGGTGTAAACCGTTTTCTTGAACTTGAATCGAAACCAATTGGTTTGACGGTTGATCTGGATGAGGATCTGTTATTCTCCAGACCAAACAGAGAAGAATCATAGCGATGACCCGATTCGGCTGGCAGTTGAGTATGTCATCTACTAACCAGAAGGCAATCGGATACGAAACCAGCCCGCTGATGAAAATGTAGAAGCTGGTTCTGGCTATGATTCTATCCGTCATCGTCAACCCAATGACTCCAGTCATGATGAAGAGGAGTGGGATCAAGATCATATAGAAAAGCACAGGCACCTCCCATAGGAGATGAATGCTAATCTCTCTCATCTGAACCCACCTCAGCCAGGTGCTGAAGATATGATACTCGAATATCACAGCAGCACCTATCAGACTGAAGTAGTAGAGTCCCGCCAGTACCTTCTTTCTCATCTCTCCCCCTCTCCCTTAGTAGGAATTCTTCACCATGAAATAGTGGCAAGCAGCCGCTCCCGAGGCAATGCTCGCAACAATCAGGACCATTCTCGGGATATAGCGCCAAGCTAACGCAGGGTCTCTTAGTATGAGGAGAAACAGGATTATTCCCATGGCCAAGAGTCCAAATATGCCACCCCACATGAACATTCGATATGGCGGCATTGGCGAAGGGTAACCTATCTTGTCTATCCTCCAGTAATTGAATGCTGCTACGAATAAACAACCGCCCGCGAAACCCTTCAGTAGATCCCAAAGCATGGTCCCCTCCCTCCTTTAGTTTACTTTTGAGTGTGCTAAAATCTAATATAAATAGTATTCTATCAATTATTATAGGATTTGTCAATCAGTTTTAAACCAGACCTCCATTACTTCTTTGACAATCGGCGCGGCCACATAAGAACCCTCGCCTCCAGCTTCTACTAGAGCGGTAACGACAATTTCTGGATCATCCACCGGCGCAAAAGCGGTTAACCAAGCATGAGTTCTGTCTTCAGGATCGCCAAATTCAGCCGTTCCGGTTTTACAGCCTACTTGAGGACTAAAATCAAAGAAAGGAAAAGCGGTCCCTTCAGGCGAACAAGCTTCTTTCATTCCCTCTTTGATTAATTTCAAAGTTTCCGGTTTTAGTTTTAAATCCACACATTCAGCAGTCTGATCTCCTTGTTTGATTTTGGGTGAACAAAGCTTGCCATTATTGGCAATGACACTGGTCATCATATTAACCTGCAGAGGTGTTGTTAACAGGTCTGCCTGACCAATGGCAAAATGATAAGTATTGCCTAAAAACCATTTTTCGCCAATGGTTTTTTCTTTCCATTCTGGTGTCGGCACTAAACCCTTAACCTCTCCTTTCAAATCAATTCTCGTTTCCCGACCCAAACCAAACGCCTTACCCCACTCTGCTAATTTATTGGCCCCTACCCACTCGCCAATTTTGTAAAAGAAAGTGTCGGTTGAACGTTTAATCGCCCTGACTAAATTAATTTCTCCTTCGGTTCGACCGTATTGAGTGTAATACCAATTCTTGTAAATGTAATCACCAATCTGAATAAAACCTTGGTCTTCATAAACAGTTCCTTCATCAACTTTACCCTCCTCAATCCCCGCCGCTACCGTCACAATTTTAAAGGTTGATCCAGGTGGATAAGCCCCACTAATGGCCCGATTAAACATGGGTTTTGACTCATTAATTAAATCTTCAGACTTAATCTGATTAGGATCAAAGGAAGGCGAAGAAATGAGTACAATAACTTGGCCGGTTTTAACTTCAGTAACCACCACGACCCCTGGTCTGCCTTTTAAGGCCTGGTAAGCTACTTTTGAGAGCTGGGCATCAAGGGAAAGATGAAGATCTTGACCTGGCAGAGATTCTGTCCGACCAATTTCCCGAACCCGATTCCCGGCCGTGTCCACTTCATAGATAACACCACCATCCTGACCCCGTAGAATCTTCTCATACTCTTCCTCAATTCCGGTCCGACCCACCAAATCACCTAATTGCCATTGATTTTTTCTGACTTCCTCTTCACTCGCCTCGCCTAAGTAACCTAAGACATGGGCCAGAGCCTGACCATAAAGATAATCTCGACCGACATCTAAACGCAAATCTGCTTCCTTTTTCCCACCAGCCACCTCAATCCTCAAAGCTTCCTCACGACTAATTTCCTCAAAGCAATCCCCTTCTTCCAAATCACAATTTTCTTTTTTCAATCGGTAAACCGGTTTGTTTTTAATTAAAGGCTTTCCCTGACGATCATAAATCATTCCCCTGGGCGCCGGAATGATTTCTTTTTTAATCCGATTCTCCTCAGCTAAAAGCCTATTTCTGGCGCCAAGAATAATCTGCAATTCAAAAAGACGACCAATTAACAATAAAAAACAAATAATTAAAAAACCATAGAAAAAATAGATTCTGCCTAAAGAAAACCTATTACCTTGTCTATTTTCTATATCTGATTCTGTCAGAAAAGAAGAATCAGGTTTAGCGGTGATATCTGTAGAAAGTTTCCTCATTGAAGTCTAAGTTGCTTGCGATCAATCCGACCAACCAAAAAGACTAAAAGATATCTGGCTCCTAAAGCCACCAAAGCCAAGATTAAACTCTCAAACCAGAACCAATAATGAGAGAAAATAAACCTATAAACCAAAGAACTAAAGAAAACAAAAACCGGTAAAAATAAAGGATAGAGTGAATCAAAACGCCGTGAATAAAGGGAAAGAAGAAAAACAACTACCAGGAAAATTAAACTCGAAAGACCAAGAGGCATACCCTTAGCCAAATCAAGTAACAAACCTGAAAAAAAAGCCACCAGAAAAACTTCTTTAGTTGGCCGAAAGATTGCCCAAGCAAGAACTAAAAGCAAAACCAAATTAAGCCTTAAAAAAGCACCCTGTAAAATAGCTAAGAAAAAAACCAGAATTAGAATTAAATAGGGCTTCATGGTATGACCAAGAAAACAAACCTTAATGACGAATAATCAAGTAAAGGAGAAACTACGGCCTGCTGATAAATCTCGGCTGTGCCTTTGTTCACTTCCTTGATCTGACCAATGACTAAATCAGGCAAGTAGCCTTCTTCGCCAGAAGTGACTATCAAATCACCTTGACGAATATCTTCTTCTTGTAAAACCCGTTCCAAAACCAATTGACCCCCAAATTTACCAATCAATAAACCTCGGGCTTGAAAACCAGTGGCCCCAGGTTGTTTAATCACCACCGGTATTCTTGAATTAGGGTCAGTGGGTAACTGGACCAAACTTTCTCTTTCATTAACCATAACCACTCGACCCACATAAATATTTTCTGAAACTAGATTCATGCCTACCTCAACCTCCTTACTCCTCCCTAAATCAATCTTCAGTTGTTCAGTCAAACCAATCACCCTAACCATTTTAAACTGCCAAGCTGAAGGTAAAGATGTTCCCAAAAGTTTTTTCAAGTATTCGTTTTCCTCAAGGCAAGTAGTTAATTTATTTTGATCAAGAGCCAATTGACGCAATTCAACCTGAAGTTCAGCAATCTGCTGACTTTCATTTCGATCAGCCAATTGATTAAAAGACTGATTAACAGATTGATAGACTGAATAAAAAGGACGTTCAATAAACAAAAAAGGTCTTTCGAAAAAACCTGTCACTCCGGTTAGCCAACCAAAATAATCAAACAAAAAGAAAAAAATAGAGATAAAAACTAGAAGTAAAAAGAAAGGAAAAATTTTCCTTAAAGAATCGTTACTCATAAAAATATCTTAACATAGAATATTTTAATTAACAGGATAATGGGCAATAAATTTAAATTCGCAACTAAAAAAACCGCAATCCTCCTCTCCAATCTCTTAAGACTCTAGATAGACAATGAAAATGAAAAATAATAGCAATTAATCTAAGGGGGTATTTCCTGCCAAGTGTAAGAAGGGGTAAAGAGCACTGAAGGAGCAGTCATCAAAAAGTCTGGTCGGTAAACAAATTTCTCTGCTGGTCTTGTTCTGTTCAAATCCTCTCCTAAATCTCTTGCCAACTCAAAAGACTGAGCCACAAAAACTCCTTCACCCACAAACTGAACATCGTTGCCTTCACCAACTTTATCAACCTCAAACTCTTTATCAGTAATAAAGACTCCTTCCACTTGAGTTACTGTTTCCGCTACCTTGATTTTTCCTGAGGCAATAATGGCTAAAAAGCCATTAACATCAAGATTACTATCAATATTCACCTCATTATCAACTAAGATAACAATTTTTGTTCCCTCAGGAATACTCCAACCATCAACCGTTAAAGCATCAGCAGTGTAGTA includes the following:
- a CDS encoding cyclodeaminase/cyclohydrolase family protein, with translation MKKFLNEVASKKSAPGGGSASALAGALAAALVNKVCLLTIGKGKYREVEEQFKQLNKEIVKLQKDLFILVDKDMRAYQAVVKTKGGQAATKKAAEVPLETAQKSLEVLKRAIYASEYGNQNLRSDAFCAIELATAAVYGALENVRANLPFIKDEKYLVELKNKIDEILNGAKTLVKP
- the ftcD gene encoding glutamate formimidoyltransferase, producing MDKIIECVPNFSEGRNQEIIQAIANAARDKEKVRVLDVEWDKDHNRSLATIVGEPEAVLVAVWEMIKKATELIDMEKHQGEHPRIGAIDVVPFIPVANVSMEECVELAKRLGKRVGEELKIPVYLYEAAASRPERVNLANVRQGDYEDLKKEITSNPERKPDFGPSQMHPTAGAMVIGARKFLIAYNINLDTQDVEIAKEIARLIREKDGGFPAVKALGFAIKDKGFVQVSINLCDFEKTNMDVVFRKVKEEVGKRGIKVFGSEIYGMVPKAALEGIDLAELQLIDFKEDQILENKLKE
- a CDS encoding thymidylate kinase, whose amino-acid sequence is MRKPVKETKKGKFIVLEGTDGSGKTTQLKLLIFYLKANGYQVEEADFPQYYTSFFGKLVGRFLKGEFGGNDEVSPYLASLTYAGDRFEAKERIEKWLTQGKLVVANRYTGSSMGHQTAKLPKEEQIKFLRFLEKLEYEIFGIPKEDIVIFLYMPVVIGQLLVDKKGNRGYIGGQGRDIHEADLDHQKKSSEVYLRLVRRYPYWIRINCFDDDLLTPQEIHEKVLEALKKRKIIKK
- a CDS encoding FAD-dependent thymidylate synthase, giving the protein MTSPELGREPLLGELYCLRAESPFPPEEAHVKEMEIGCSPELRDTLEQMVSEKYFNAEGLRQALAGIVVGFSLEHIPRLDHDLITLGRDVYSAQSWRYARINIEKGDLSRIHPPKCIMGTEFEGQFLELANQAMAAYNQMVEMGIPKEDARYVFPWSFDSNMVVTIQGPKLVDFAIDNLNSPYQAMRDMAEEVLQTLGQELPMTIENLKRVAKQEGISFEDRMRIEEMRAAYLYGYEGEVIVHPLSFNPVGRAAVAAKTCWQEKPPSEFVTDFSREEQLRVLENIIESGHTSVTEHPHFLVMGAMSEANGQEIRRHRIPIRRAMTIWEAAKRYQVVIPPSIEANPRAKELFLQTLGLSKAFIGKGRELGFPEPELDHGVLVMISVPTFLVTNATDILHIGKRRLCDRAQWESRDWMFQIAEVSIKNYPELFEELGPSCYKGKCQESKSCGHPEIYQQWRAGVEETLSLDSQKDKG
- a CDS encoding cytidine/deoxycytidylate deaminase family protein, translating into MAGKRKKNFRPSWDDYFLQISDLVSTRATCQRLHAGAILVKDKKIISTGYCGAPKGIPDCYAKGCLVRGGHCVRTVHAEVNTVVQAAYHGVSTNGSTLYVNWLPCYNCAKVLINAGIEKIVYRRVYRPDPETKKLLRQAKIKLTKLPQKKK
- the topA gene encoding type I DNA topoisomerase → MNLIIVESPTKSKTLTRFLGKGYQVVSTMGHIRDLPKKKLSIDVEKDFKPEYALVPQKKEAIQKIKDSAKKAKKIFLATDPDREGEAIAFHIAYILKRKADDLARIVFHEITKEAIEKALADPKKVNLDLVHAQQARRILDRLVGYKLSPLLWRKIRRGLSAGRVQSVTVRLIVDREREIEKFVPEEYWEIWAKLKKLLGGQLKDAPIFEAKLIKKNGQTVKIENETQSREMVDDLKKANYEVYEVERKEVKQRPLPPFSTSTLQQNAVRRLGFSSKRTMYAAQRLYEKGLITYHRTDSFNLAQSAVEKMRAYINSTYGKEYVPEKPYFYQTKSKVAQEAHEAVRPTDIQRAPNKISEKLGREEQRLYELIWKRALASQMKAALWDKTKIKTQATSKKNIYLLTSEGKIIKFAGWLILDNRQEPEGGMELPEVKKGDDLDLVKLNPKQKFTLAPPRYSEASLIKALEERGIGRPSTYAPIISTIQTRQYVEKVEGLFQPTPLGTTVNDFLVEYFSEIVDYDFTAKMEDELDEIANGKRKWVPVIKEFYQPFEKQLEGVAQVAERVQIPTEVTDEKCPECKQGKLVIRIGRFGKFLSCSRFPECKYTAPYVPKLKGVKCSKCGGEIVVRKTRKGKQFYGCSNYPKCDWASWTKPK
- the dprA gene encoding DNA-processing protein DprA, translating into MNEERLSWLAFSAFEGIGPKRFALLKNYFGSAKKAWQAKKGELLAIGLGPKLTSRLVRFRRDFNPDSYFLRLRENEIECYFLDDNRYPESLKKTDNPPFVLYSKGTISPRDKLAMAVVGTRRMTNYGYQVTENLVKGLVKAGLTIVSGLARGVDSLAHRVALKAGGRTIGVLACGLDLVYPPENLGLVQEITKDHGAVVSEFPLGVRPTPGSFPSRNRIISGLSLGTLVIEAPKKSGTLITARHAAEQGREVFAVSGPITSPNAAGPAYLIKMGAKLVFEVDDILEELGFDKETRIKRLKEIVAENPEEEVILFLLKSQAKSIEEIVQESGFDPGQVMKLISLMEIKGQIKNLGNMLYSIKK